One region of Campylobacter concisus genomic DNA includes:
- the nrfD gene encoding NrfD/PsrC family molybdoenzyme membrane anchor subunit translates to MNNMSGSLAQYSEIYWGWPIAVYLFLAGLSAGASIVAVLISKKYGKENYYFKAAALIAPAAIILGLALLVLDLGKPLSFYWILLLYNFDSVMSIGVALLLVYTPLSVIYAVGAFKNEIALLKISLFDMVANFASKLSSLLEILLFILGIGVGAYTGFLLSAAHKIALWNTSVLPVLFLVSGLSCAGAFTLLVGVLKDKAKRQNDIAHYLLKFDFFTIIAEFLLIVALFMVVKGASTSGAQSVANALSANSLGLMFYIGVIGFGMALPIILDLSVLKVHDFKREFAVINALFVICGVFLLRCYIVYAGQIFI, encoded by the coding sequence ATGAATAACATGTCAGGAAGCCTAGCTCAATACTCTGAAATTTACTGGGGCTGGCCGATAGCCGTTTATCTATTTTTAGCAGGACTTAGTGCGGGTGCTAGCATCGTTGCTGTGCTCATTTCAAAAAAGTATGGCAAAGAGAACTACTATTTTAAAGCAGCTGCTCTTATCGCTCCAGCGGCGATCATCCTTGGACTTGCTCTTTTGGTGCTTGATCTTGGCAAGCCGCTTAGCTTTTACTGGATCTTGTTGCTTTATAACTTTGACTCAGTTATGTCAATAGGCGTTGCACTACTTTTAGTTTATACGCCTCTTAGCGTTATATATGCAGTTGGTGCATTTAAAAACGAGATTGCATTGCTTAAAATTTCTCTTTTTGATATGGTTGCAAATTTTGCTAGCAAGCTTTCAAGCCTACTTGAAATTTTGCTTTTTATCCTAGGCATTGGCGTTGGTGCATATACAGGCTTTTTGCTAAGCGCAGCTCACAAGATCGCACTTTGGAATACATCAGTCTTGCCGGTATTATTTTTAGTATCAGGCTTGAGCTGTGCTGGTGCATTTACGTTACTTGTTGGCGTACTAAAAGATAAGGCAAAAAGACAAAACGATATTGCACACTATTTATTAAAATTTGATTTTTTTACGATTATCGCCGAGTTTTTGCTCATAGTTGCTCTATTTATGGTTGTAAAAGGTGCAAGCACAAGTGGTGCGCAGAGCGTAGCAAATGCGCTTAGCGCAAATTCTCTTGGGCTAATGTTTTATATTGGCGTCATTGGTTTTGGTATGGCTTTGCCTATCATTTTAGACTTAAGCGTTTTAAAGGTGCATGATTTTAAACGCGAATTTGCCGTGATCAACGCATTATTCGTAATATGTGGCGTCTTTTTGCTAAGGTGTTACATTGTCTATGCGGGGCAAATTTTTATTTAA
- a CDS encoding 4Fe-4S dicluster domain-containing protein, with amino-acid sequence MKKYMMIHDENLCIGCQGCSVACRSANNVPRGLYRLQVHAKMSGTFPNLKTDFLRQSCVMCEDAPCVEVCPTGASFKTADGVTLLDHRICVSCKYCILACPYDARYVLPNGEIGKCTFCYESRLEEGKEPACVSVCPTNALTFGDVNDENSKISKKLKESKYYLPKAELNTKPSLAMIANTKGAHHE; translated from the coding sequence CGGCTGTCAAGGCTGTTCGGTAGCTTGCAGAAGTGCAAACAACGTACCAAGAGGACTTTACCGTTTGCAGGTGCATGCAAAGATGAGTGGGACATTTCCAAATTTAAAGACTGACTTTTTACGTCAAAGCTGTGTTATGTGCGAAGATGCACCTTGTGTTGAGGTTTGCCCAACTGGTGCTAGCTTTAAGACAGCTGATGGCGTGACGCTGCTTGATCATAGAATTTGTGTTAGTTGCAAGTACTGCATCCTGGCCTGTCCATACGACGCTCGCTACGTCTTACCAAATGGCGAGATAGGCAAATGCACATTTTGCTATGAGAGTAGGCTAGAAGAGGGCAAAGAGCCAGCTTGCGTTAGCGTCTGCCCTACAAATGCCCTAACTTTTGGCGATGTAAATGATGAAAATTCTAAAATTTCAAAGAAATTAAAAGAGAGTAAATACTACTTGCCAAAAGCGGAGCTAAACACAAAACCTTCACTTGCGATGATCGCAAATACAAAAGGAGCACACCATGAATAA
- a CDS encoding sensor histidine kinase: MHKSFKIQIIATFVIMSLFCFQSFVILNLSQKNSTSKALFGAMKHETIIKNSFLKNENITPSLKYKFAIYDVNFNPIISNLSKQPSNFKFVTLEENGFLFYKSFFIKDKTPYYIVVEKELDNEKSIFLAALMLLVILVAVLFIVYFLYLSSVKPYKEFQKYMNNFFNDAMHELKTPLGVAGMNLEMLGLENKYITRIKNALKQMQITYEDVEYFIKRGYIKFPLERLNLGEYIIERVKFLSSVADVKHIEIKTNLEGNAFTMLSKVEAQRIIDNTITNAIKYSQKESEIIVNLELEADRINLSVQDFGKGIKDVKKVWKRYVREDEIQGGFGLGLNIVSEICQKHGITYGVDSVYNEGSTFYYKFKRA, encoded by the coding sequence ATGCACAAGAGCTTTAAGATCCAGATCATAGCGACATTTGTCATAATGTCGCTTTTTTGTTTTCAAAGCTTTGTGATCTTAAATTTAAGCCAAAAAAACAGCACTTCAAAAGCTCTTTTTGGTGCAATGAAGCATGAAACTATTATCAAAAATTCGTTTTTAAAAAATGAAAATATAACTCCTTCTTTAAAGTATAAATTTGCGATCTATGATGTAAATTTTAATCCAATTATTTCAAATCTCTCCAAGCAGCCAAGCAATTTTAAATTTGTAACACTTGAAGAAAATGGCTTCTTGTTTTATAAAAGCTTTTTTATAAAGGATAAAACGCCTTATTACATTGTCGTTGAAAAAGAGCTTGATAATGAAAAAAGTATATTTCTAGCGGCACTTATGCTCCTTGTCATCCTTGTGGCTGTGCTTTTTATCGTCTATTTTTTATATCTAAGCAGTGTTAAGCCTTATAAAGAGTTTCAAAAATATATGAACAACTTCTTTAACGACGCCATGCATGAGCTAAAGACCCCACTTGGCGTAGCTGGCATGAATCTTGAGATGCTTGGGCTTGAAAACAAGTATATAACCCGCATCAAAAACGCTCTAAAACAGATGCAAATAACATATGAAGATGTTGAGTATTTCATAAAGCGAGGCTATATAAAATTCCCACTCGAGCGGCTAAATTTAGGCGAATATATAATAGAGCGAGTGAAATTTCTCTCAAGCGTGGCTGATGTTAAGCACATCGAGATAAAGACAAATTTAGAAGGTAATGCATTTACTATGCTAAGCAAGGTCGAAGCTCAGCGCATCATCGACAACACCATAACAAACGCCATAAAATACAGCCAAAAAGAGAGCGAGATAATAGTAAATTTAGAGCTTGAAGCAGACCGCATAAATCTTAGCGTGCAGGACTTTGGCAAGGGGATAAAGGACGTCAAAAAGGTCTGGAAAAGATACGTCAGAGAGGATGAAATCCAAGGCGGCTTTGGTCTTGGGCTAAATATCGTCAGTGAAATTTGTCAAAAACATGGCATTACATACGGCGTTGATAGCGTTTATAATGAAGGCAGCACCTTTTACTATAAATTTAAACGAGCTTAA
- a CDS encoding cytochrome C has protein sequence MGEPHLCPKCKQRTIYFDGICYDCRQKEKLEFYQGLSKTEIKQKLKNVLVHTDEIGKYDEIYSDLVYIFYLHGICDEQIIREVTEQGEYYPFEIYKNASSDVRDELINSLNGAENIVKINHILCALAWQGDEVVRELFFKLYNAPKPWKAKLHVDMDGYAQVAGWSFDESGKRRSLVFDKCFTCGPSQNADASIKFKALSDEKCKFCSGEMLEFIIKKESLKRLGLELKNDAVLKFCPTCVGLVQYFCQNDGKSVQTEVVGEGESEDYVRDAVATLDGQKFELASEVCAHYSYMIDSEILLGGYPQWEQDSEHLKCPKCSKSMKYLAQIPLGSLVDGEGTIYVQICDECEIVGANFQCT, from the coding sequence ATGGGTGAGCCACATCTTTGTCCTAAGTGCAAGCAAAGGACGATTTACTTTGATGGGATCTGCTATGATTGCAGACAAAAAGAGAAGCTGGAGTTTTATCAAGGCTTAAGCAAGACTGAGATTAAGCAAAAGCTAAAAAATGTCCTAGTTCACACAGACGAGATAGGCAAATACGATGAAATTTATAGCGATCTTGTTTATATTTTCTACCTGCACGGCATTTGCGACGAGCAGATAATAAGAGAAGTGACCGAGCAGGGTGAGTACTATCCATTTGAAATTTACAAAAACGCCTCAAGTGACGTGAGAGATGAGCTCATAAATAGCCTAAATGGCGCTGAAAATATCGTAAAAATAAATCACATCCTTTGCGCACTTGCCTGGCAGGGTGATGAGGTGGTAAGGGAGCTATTTTTTAAGCTCTATAATGCGCCAAAGCCTTGGAAGGCGAAGCTTCATGTTGATATGGACGGATATGCGCAGGTTGCTGGCTGGAGCTTTGACGAGAGTGGCAAGAGAAGAAGCCTAGTTTTTGATAAATGTTTTACATGTGGGCCAAGCCAAAACGCAGATGCAAGCATTAAATTTAAAGCACTAAGCGATGAAAAATGTAAATTTTGTAGCGGCGAGATGCTGGAATTTATCATCAAAAAAGAGAGTCTAAAGCGACTTGGACTAGAGCTAAAAAACGATGCTGTACTTAAATTTTGTCCAACATGCGTTGGCCTTGTGCAGTATTTTTGCCAAAATGACGGCAAAAGCGTGCAAACAGAAGTGGTAGGCGAGGGCGAGAGTGAAGACTATGTAAGAGACGCTGTGGCGACGCTTGATGGGCAAAAATTTGAGCTAGCTAGCGAGGTTTGCGCTCACTACTCATATATGATAGATAGCGAAATTTTACTTGGTGGATATCCGCAGTGGGAGCAAGATTCTGAGCATTTAAAATGTCCAAAATGTAGCAAAAGCATGAAATATCTAGCGCAAATTCCTCTTGGAAGTCTAGTAGATGGTGAGGGAACTATATATGTTCAAATATGTGATGAATGCGAGATCGTCGGGGCAAATTTTCAGTGCACGTAA
- the ruvB gene encoding Holliday junction branch migration DNA helicase RuvB, with protein sequence MDRIVEIEKVSFENDFEVSLRPTKFEDYIGQEKIKQNLDVFIKAAKKRNECLDHVLFYGPPGLGKTTLAHIIANEMGVSIKMTAAPMIEKSGDLAAILTNLQEGDVLFIDEIHRLSPAIEEVLYPAMEDFRLDIIIGSGPAAQTIKIDLPKFTLIGATTRAGMISAPLRDRFGMDFRLQFYTSSELSRIVQIASAKLGKECDKNASLEIAKRSRATPRIALRLLKRIRDFAEVNDEQIISHERAKEGLNALGVNSLGFDEMDIRYLEILMQARRRPMGLSTIAAALSEDEGTVEDVIEPYLLANGFIERTAKGRIASAKCFETFNVKIDIEKGLFE encoded by the coding sequence TTGGATAGAATCGTTGAAATCGAAAAAGTAAGCTTTGAAAATGACTTTGAAGTCTCACTTAGACCGACAAAATTTGAAGACTACATCGGACAAGAAAAGATAAAACAAAATTTAGACGTCTTTATAAAAGCCGCTAAAAAGCGAAATGAGTGCCTAGATCACGTGCTATTTTATGGCCCTCCAGGACTTGGCAAAACCACCCTTGCTCACATCATCGCAAACGAAATGGGCGTAAGTATAAAAATGACCGCAGCACCGATGATAGAAAAGAGTGGCGATCTGGCGGCGATCCTTACAAATTTACAAGAGGGTGACGTGCTTTTTATCGACGAGATCCACCGCCTAAGCCCAGCTATCGAGGAGGTGCTTTATCCTGCGATGGAGGACTTTAGACTTGATATCATAATAGGCTCTGGCCCAGCTGCTCAAACTATCAAGATAGATCTGCCAAAATTTACACTTATTGGCGCAACGACGCGTGCTGGCATGATCTCAGCGCCTTTAAGAGACCGCTTTGGGATGGACTTTAGGCTGCAGTTTTATACAAGCAGTGAGCTAAGCCGTATCGTACAGATCGCCTCAGCCAAGCTTGGCAAAGAGTGCGACAAAAACGCCTCGCTTGAGATCGCCAAACGCTCACGTGCCACACCTAGGATTGCTCTTAGGCTACTAAAGCGAATTCGCGACTTTGCTGAGGTAAATGACGAGCAAATCATCAGCCACGAGCGTGCAAAAGAGGGACTTAACGCGCTTGGTGTAAATTCGCTTGGATTTGACGAGATGGATATTAGGTATTTAGAAATTTTGATGCAAGCAAGGCGCCGTCCTATGGGTCTTAGTACGATCGCTGCGGCACTTAGTGAGGATGAGGGCACGGTTGAGGACGTCATTGAGCCATATCTGCTTGCAAATGGCTTTATCGAGCGCACAGCAAAGGGCAGGATCGCAAGTGCGAAGTGCTTTGAGACCTTTAACGTCAAGATCGACATCGAAAAAGGGCTTTTTGAGTAG
- a CDS encoding response regulator transcription factor — protein MKILLLEDDLGFQESVCEFLQTLDYEVTAVSDGQDACDLIEKNFYHLFILDIKVPGVNGHEVIKYIRSLNPNAPIMITTSLVDIDDMAIGYELGCNEYLKKPFELAELKFRVAELMRKYYGTDDKNIVKINDEFSFNLNKRALFKNGKMVDLSAKEVALVECLVSHLNSYVSMEELRDLVWNDKEIEGADIRMHVLKIRNKTTSDFITSKRRIGYKIDAQEL, from the coding sequence TTGAAAATTTTGCTTTTAGAAGATGATTTAGGGTTTCAAGAGAGCGTCTGTGAGTTTTTGCAGACGCTTGATTATGAAGTTACAGCGGTGAGCGATGGCCAAGATGCGTGTGATCTGATAGAGAAAAATTTCTATCACCTTTTTATACTTGATATAAAAGTCCCTGGCGTAAATGGACATGAAGTTATCAAGTACATAAGGAGCTTAAATCCAAATGCTCCTATCATGATAACAACATCTTTAGTTGATATAGACGATATGGCTATTGGCTACGAGCTTGGCTGTAACGAATACCTAAAAAAGCCATTTGAACTTGCTGAGCTTAAATTTAGAGTAGCTGAGCTTATGAGAAAATACTATGGAACTGACGATAAAAATATAGTAAAGATCAATGACGAGTTTAGCTTTAATCTAAACAAGCGTGCGCTATTTAAAAACGGCAAAATGGTCGATCTTAGCGCAAAAGAAGTCGCACTTGTTGAGTGTCTAGTTTCACATCTAAATTCTTACGTCAGCATGGAAGAGCTAAGAGATCTTGTCTGGAACGATAAAGAGATAGAAGGCGCTGATATCAGAATGCACGTTTTAAAGATAAGAAACAAAACAACCAGTGACTTTATCACTTCAAAGAGGCGTATAGGCTACAAGATAGATGCACAAGAGCTTTAA